From a region of the Rhabdothermincola sediminis genome:
- a CDS encoding TIGR03086 family metal-binding protein has protein sequence MVEDLPELHTQALEHTRALIAGIGDQRWHDPTPCTEWDVRQLVNHIVAENLWVRPLVDGQTIEEVGSRFDGDQLGDDPLGAYDRSAAEAAAAFREPGAMERPVAVSYGPVPGAVFAGHRLVDVVVHGWDVARATGQDTRIDPRLVEACYADVEPQADALAASGYFGTRVPVPDDADLQTKLLALLGRRA, from the coding sequence ATGGTCGAAGACCTACCCGAGCTGCACACCCAGGCCCTCGAGCACACCCGAGCGCTGATCGCCGGCATCGGCGATCAGCGCTGGCACGACCCCACGCCCTGCACGGAGTGGGACGTGCGGCAGCTCGTGAACCACATCGTGGCCGAGAACCTCTGGGTCCGGCCCCTGGTGGACGGCCAGACCATCGAGGAGGTCGGCTCGCGCTTCGACGGGGACCAGCTCGGCGACGACCCCCTCGGGGCCTACGACCGCTCAGCAGCGGAAGCGGCCGCGGCGTTCCGAGAGCCTGGCGCCATGGAACGCCCGGTGGCGGTCTCCTACGGTCCGGTTCCCGGCGCGGTGTTCGCCGGGCACCGCCTGGTCGACGTGGTGGTGCACGGTTGGGACGTGGCGAGGGCCACCGGGCAGGACACCCGCATCGACCCCAGACTGGTCGAGGCCTGCTACGCGGACGTCGAACCGCAGGCCGATGCCCTGGCGGCGAGCGGCTACTTCGGGACCCGGGTGCCGGTGCCCGACGACGCCGACCTGCAGACCAAGCTCCTGGCGCTTCTCGGTCGCCGCGCCTGA
- a CDS encoding enoyl-CoA hydratase/isomerase family protein, with protein sequence MSNDRPLDEQVLFRCQDGVAWITLNRPEAHNAITPDQRNRVIDLLAEAGADLATRAVVLTATGKGFCTGADLRGGGQAASPARPAGAPERAVGDVSRMLRIGAQRLIAAILDCEKPVIAAVNGTAAGIGAHMALACDLVLAARSARFIEVFVRRGLVPDGGGAYLLPRLIGLHETKELMFFGDSLPAERAAALGLVNLVVDDDRLEEVATEWAGRLAAGPTRSIALTKWLVNRSLESDRAAAFDDEAVAQELNMGTHDAQEGVASFVERRDPQFRGW encoded by the coding sequence ATGAGCAACGATCGACCACTCGATGAGCAGGTGCTGTTCCGCTGCCAGGACGGCGTGGCCTGGATCACGCTGAACCGCCCCGAGGCACACAACGCCATCACCCCCGATCAGCGCAACCGGGTGATCGACCTCCTCGCCGAGGCCGGCGCCGACCTGGCCACTCGGGCCGTGGTGCTCACCGCCACGGGCAAGGGCTTCTGCACGGGCGCCGACCTCCGCGGCGGTGGGCAGGCCGCCTCCCCCGCCCGGCCGGCAGGCGCGCCCGAGCGGGCGGTCGGTGACGTGAGCCGGATGCTGCGCATCGGGGCGCAGCGGTTGATCGCCGCCATCCTCGACTGCGAGAAGCCCGTCATCGCGGCGGTGAACGGCACCGCCGCGGGCATCGGTGCGCACATGGCCCTCGCCTGCGATCTGGTGCTGGCCGCGCGCAGCGCCCGGTTCATCGAGGTGTTCGTGCGGCGGGGGCTGGTGCCCGACGGCGGCGGCGCCTACCTGCTGCCCCGGCTGATCGGCCTGCACGAGACCAAGGAGCTGATGTTCTTCGGCGACTCGTTGCCGGCCGAGCGGGCCGCGGCCCTCGGGTTGGTGAACCTGGTCGTGGACGACGACCGCCTCGAGGAAGTGGCGACCGAATGGGCCGGCCGGCTGGCGGCGGGACCCACCCGCTCGATCGCCCTCACCAAGTGGCTGGTGAACCGGTCGCTGGAGTCGGACCGGGCGGCGGCCTTCGACGACGAAGCGGTGGCCCAGGAGCTGAACATGGGCACCCACGACGCTCAGGAGGGGGTGGCCAGCTTCGTGGAGCGCCGAGACCCGCAGTTCCGAGGCTGGTGA
- a CDS encoding NAD-dependent epimerase/dehydratase family protein has protein sequence MRALVTGATGFLGSHLARALVERGDEVRVLVRPSSDRRRLAGLPVEEAIGDVTDPGPVASALDGVDAVFHCAAYVELGARDPGRMQQVNVEGTRHVLDAAGASGALVVHVSSVAALGPTGRDPVDESWWNPEVPSVAYERTKREAHLLARVRAEQGARVRIGIPGGIYGADDDSEMAKLIRTFVTYPTPVGYMPELVQSLVNVDDCAEGLVRIAERGEDGREYLLCADAVTFREWFRLIAAGAGRRPPVAYLPTGLVRWSSSPAATLARWLGGNPGLVTDTIALATRHQAFSGARARAELGWEPRPLAVGMAEMAEVLKREHERERAARRAARERARAARRTP, from the coding sequence GTGCGCGCCCTGGTGACCGGCGCCACCGGGTTCCTCGGCAGTCATCTGGCGAGGGCGCTGGTGGAGCGAGGCGACGAGGTTCGGGTTCTGGTGCGCCCCTCGAGCGATCGCCGGCGGCTGGCGGGCCTCCCGGTCGAGGAAGCGATCGGCGACGTCACCGACCCCGGGCCCGTCGCCAGCGCGCTCGACGGCGTCGATGCGGTGTTCCACTGCGCGGCCTACGTGGAGCTCGGGGCGCGCGACCCCGGGCGGATGCAGCAGGTGAACGTCGAGGGCACGCGCCACGTGCTCGACGCGGCTGGCGCCTCCGGTGCGCTGGTGGTGCACGTCAGCTCGGTGGCCGCGCTGGGACCGACGGGACGCGACCCGGTCGACGAATCGTGGTGGAACCCGGAGGTACCGTCGGTGGCCTACGAGCGAACCAAGCGTGAGGCGCACCTGCTGGCCCGGGTCCGGGCCGAGCAGGGGGCACGGGTGCGCATCGGCATCCCCGGTGGCATCTACGGGGCCGACGACGACAGTGAGATGGCCAAGCTCATCCGCACCTTCGTGACCTATCCGACCCCGGTCGGCTACATGCCGGAGCTGGTGCAGTCGCTGGTGAACGTCGACGACTGTGCGGAGGGCCTGGTGCGGATCGCCGAGCGGGGCGAGGACGGCCGGGAGTACCTGCTCTGCGCGGACGCAGTCACGTTCCGGGAGTGGTTTCGGTTGATCGCGGCCGGTGCGGGTCGCCGCCCGCCGGTCGCCTACCTCCCGACCGGCCTGGTGCGCTGGTCCAGCTCGCCGGCCGCCACGCTGGCCCGCTGGCTGGGCGGGAACCCGGGCCTGGTCACCGACACCATCGCGCTGGCCACCCGCCACCAGGCGTTCTCGGGAGCGCGGGCCCGGGCCGAGCTGGGTTGGGAGCCGCGGCCGCTGGCGGTGGGCATGGCCGAGATGGCGGAGGTCCTCAAGCGGGAGCACGAGCGCGAGCGCGCGGCGCGTCGAGCGGCTCGCGAGCGGGCCCGCGCCGCGCGCCGCACACCCTGA
- a CDS encoding Zn-ribbon domain-containing OB-fold protein, with translation MASPRFDLPTIESDTRPFWDAVREGKLLLRSCNRCGAVHYYPRPFCPSCWSEDVTWVEASGRGTVYTYSTVYRNDLPPFNEQLPYVVAIVELEEGPRMMTRLVDTDGVELAVGMPVIADFTALTDDVSIVVFRPA, from the coding sequence ATGGCGTCACCCAGGTTCGACCTGCCCACGATCGAGAGCGACACTCGCCCGTTCTGGGACGCGGTGCGCGAGGGCAAGCTGCTGTTGCGGAGCTGCAACCGCTGCGGTGCGGTCCACTACTACCCCCGCCCCTTCTGCCCGTCGTGTTGGAGCGAGGACGTCACCTGGGTCGAGGCGAGTGGCCGGGGCACCGTGTACACGTACTCGACCGTCTACCGCAACGACCTGCCGCCGTTCAACGAGCAGCTCCCCTACGTCGTGGCCATCGTCGAGCTGGAGGAGGGGCCGCGCATGATGACCCGGCTGGTCGACACCGACGGCGTGGAGCTCGCGGTGGGCATGCCCGTGATCGCCGACTTCACCGCCCTCACGGACGACGTGTCGATCGTCGTGTTCCGCCCGGCTTGA